From a single Leclercia sp. AS011 genomic region:
- a CDS encoding beta strand repeat-containing protein produces the protein MNSETQMKPRQYTLNTGKTRITLQAGQTNIHKAAPGETYRVLKRQGEDDREKLADDVVASRHGQDLHLDYADGTTLTLQDWFTQSDTSVTLPADGTSTQVMTPGSTEGAALADGSHVFYAHGSPDALASMTSGHPGLESLLSGLQNGSVVSGHPITYLPQSHSYVGYLAGALGLGGVIGVAAASGHSGSDNGSKHDNGGGEPAVQNAVELNFVGGPALSTNDLNVEIYQADGKTLIGTGTLGPNGSVTVSAGSYSGVVIVKLVNSGSAADYMDEATGVGKDLSAQLWSMGVISGDNSTLVLNINVLTTLAYHKAQEALGGTTDSPATLSATQVADTSAAISSLFGVDDILNTTVVATNGGSYDATDGLSAGEKYGLLLAAFSGAEANAGASTQTILDAVTAGITLGGSSGLSDEVQSLLIKGAAAASDTSGGLSHIIDTHAPVFTSATTASVDENIGAGQVVWTAVATDPSQFSYSLSTTGDSGLFSINASTGAVTLTGNPDFESKASYSFTVVATDAAGNASSQTVTLGINNLDDAAPTITSGATATAIDENSGAGQVIYTATATDTADISGGVTFSLKAGSDAGLTIDPITGAVTLTGNPDYESKASYSFTVVATDAAGNASSQKVTLDINNLDEVAPTITSGATATAIDENSGAGQVIYTATATDTADISNGVTFSLKAGSDAGLTIDPITGAVKLTGNPDYESKASYSFTVVATDAAGHASSQKVTLGINNLDEVAPTITSGTTAPAIDENSGAGQVIYTATATDTADISNGVTFSLKAGSDAGLTIDPITGAVTLTGNPDFESKASYSFTVVATDAAGHASSQKVTLGINNLDEVAPTITSGATATAIDENSGAGQVIYTATATDTADISNGVTFSLKAGSDAGLTIDPITGAVTLTGNPDFESKASYSFTVVATDAAGHASSQKVTLGINNLDEVAPTITSGATATAINENSGAGQVIYTATATDTADISGGVTFSLKAGSDAGLTIDPITGAVKLTGNPDFESKASYSFTVVATDAAGHASSKAVTLGINNLDEVAPTITSGTTAPAIDENSGAGQVIYTATATDTADISNGVTFSLKAGSDAGLTIDPITGAVKLTGNPDYESKASYSFTVVATDAAGNASSQKVTLDINNLDEVAPTITSGATATAIDENSGAGQVIYTASATDTADISGGVTFSLKAGSDAGLTIDPITGAVTLTGNPDYESKASYSFTVVATDAAGHASSQKVTLGINNLDEVAPTITSGTTAPAIDENSGAGQVIYTATATDTADISNGVTFSLKAGSDAGLTIDPITGAVTLTGNPDFESKASYSFTVVATDAAGHASSQKVTLGINNLDEVAPTIISGATATAIDENSGAGQVIYTATATDTADISNGVTFSLKAGSDAGLTIDPITGAVTLTGNPDYESKASYSFTVVATDAAGNASSQKVTLDINNLDEVAPTITSGATATAINENSGAGQVIYTATATDTADISGGVTFSLKAGSDAGLTIDPITGAVTLTGNPDYESKASYSFTVVATDAAGNASSQTVTLGINNLDEVAPTITSGATATAIDENSGAGQVIYTATATDTADISNGVTFSLKAGSDAGLTIDPLTGAVTLIANPDFESKASYSFTVVATDAAGHATSQTVTVNVTDVDEIAPTVTLDGSSSGPVMLSPATYSTYPNGFDTTALGDGSFLVTWAGNNNGSYGIYAQRLTAQGVALGEPVQLASGATNTIYNWSDSVVSVTAINDAGAYAVAWIGQDDGSNDTSIYTQLFNADGISLSAAVKLDGFASAQDIAPQIATLADGGYIVTWYISGGDGIYVQRFDNTGVAVSNTLPLAVPGSYSNASPQITVLDNGGYVVTWQAYTSGDYHIYVQQFDATGTGSSPVVLDGITGNSSSYETQPQITALTGGGYVVTWSGFDYNSSNYDSSTWVQQFDATGAKVGTAVELDGLSNGSNGGNYTYPYVAALADGGYAITWMEYDTTNGSWDYTVYVQQFTAGGSKVGAAVQLDAPHNNTSNNYDENPRITALGDGGYVVTWMGNNGSSPDIYVQKFNASGVAVGDIVRMEASGGAIDQFPQVTAVGVDGEYMVTWYAFNPASGMFDFRLYVQKFNADGSTYENLVVLNHDGHATVQSSESGTVYLVNDNVVVSQLSDITGAASDKWASTVVAANTPAAISAANLAEGTYHAWAVDAAGNMSVISGSSVMVDNTVPVFTSATTAADITDSTVAGDRVYTAAATDAHGVTYSLDDTAHFRINASTGVVTLISSPGQASGAQFIVTATDAAGNQTTQTVTYNVVDTTPPGVTLVSDADGVEHNGQTIIVQSSEAGTVYLVSDSVTVTDLNSLINAADNLANSVAVTANAGTVLALNGLDEGTYHAYAVDASGNVSAISGSSVIVDNTAPVILSGATGTTLTSGAAAGTPVYDANASDAHAITYSLDPDSLGLFNINATTGVVTLNSSAVAGSYNFIVTATDAAGNHSSQTVTVEVAVGNNLDGSAMVSGSTTDTATEMTVNVGLEKLSNGYTVVEYMRQTGGDNLTWDPTGALYDGVVRVLDASNNVVKTLDISVPAGYTMLDTQIKALANGGFVVAWSQVDTLNWNDYSVHYAIYDNSGNLQSSDTLASPGSGVTIAAQSSANGGDFAIAYQTMGPGTDQQEAISVFHYNGSGSSFTPGTQTLIGGNSASQNFGGVASPAVQLLKFQLTPGVLTALSDGSYVLASEVYDWIGTPGQAATSTPIGAFIFKLDATGTLANFDSGTTWARVNWNDEQGSPTNVIAFDGGFAVFSQEYRSATWEVTLYNNNGTLITTNIQSNTVYGMGSQSYHAVDVGAMDKTLHDELAWIGNGSVAASATAYDNGTDLVFVFPDGNGGLSQVTLSKTTGELTSAVTDSGITVPQGGQLYNPRIVSDGAGGYDITYSVLFDSDTSDGGKSGYAVGGIYQIGLTAPAAPTVTDAHIAITSMPGGADGNTYKVGDTVTAVWDNSASGDANTSTVTSVTMDFSQFGASTPTTAWDDGTHGDAIAGDGKYTAQYTLTAGAINNVDSRNVAVTVTTANHGMATTADSTGLTVDNTAPVLTGSTPQDNGFSVAAGDNLTLTFSENVLAGSGHITLVNESNSSLNKVIDITDSSQISISGNTVTVNPTTDLAAGANYHVQIDSTALHDTAGNNYAGISTSTGLNFTTASAGMGDPSIVVFDLTTGQSSDHNGRVFDANISYTLYIQIASNYGPLVGLDSNEMWSGAQNLGLDDKIVLVGTGSDVRGQYGDPVMDMNHGGNAVNWLAGFSISFSSYNVAGVDANGQFTRGGNNVDLWNGNWTVNPNGDNTFAQAYLPAMPAGILTSQGLAMP, from the coding sequence ATGAACTCCGAGACCCAGATGAAGCCACGCCAATACACGCTTAATACCGGTAAAACCCGTATCACCCTGCAGGCCGGGCAGACCAACATTCACAAGGCCGCGCCGGGTGAAACTTACCGGGTGCTCAAGCGCCAGGGCGAAGACGATCGGGAGAAGCTGGCCGATGACGTCGTGGCTTCGCGTCACGGACAAGATCTGCACCTGGACTATGCCGATGGCACCACCCTGACCCTGCAGGACTGGTTTACGCAGAGCGATACCAGCGTAACCCTGCCTGCTGATGGTACCTCTACACAGGTGATGACGCCCGGTAGCACCGAAGGGGCGGCGTTGGCCGACGGCAGTCATGTTTTCTATGCGCACGGTTCTCCGGATGCGCTGGCCAGCATGACCTCAGGCCACCCGGGGCTGGAAAGTCTCTTATCCGGCCTCCAGAATGGGTCGGTAGTGTCTGGCCATCCGATCACCTATCTGCCTCAATCGCACTCTTACGTGGGCTACCTTGCCGGCGCCCTCGGACTGGGGGGGGTGATCGGGGTTGCCGCGGCGAGTGGCCATAGTGGGAGTGACAATGGCAGCAAGCACGATAATGGTGGAGGAGAACCCGCTGTACAGAACGCCGTCGAGCTTAATTTTGTCGGGGGCCCGGCGCTCAGCACTAACGATTTGAATGTGGAAATTTATCAGGCCGATGGCAAAACGCTGATTGGCACGGGAACGCTGGGGCCCAACGGCTCGGTAACTGTGTCTGCTGGCAGTTACAGCGGCGTGGTGATTGTTAAGCTCGTCAACAGCGGCAGTGCTGCTGACTACATGGACGAAGCGACTGGCGTGGGCAAAGACCTCTCTGCTCAACTCTGGAGCATGGGCGTGATCTCCGGCGATAACAGTACCCTCGTTCTCAATATTAACGTGTTGACCACCCTCGCATATCACAAAGCCCAGGAAGCCCTCGGCGGCACGACCGACAGTCCAGCCACCCTGAGCGCGACGCAGGTGGCTGACACCTCTGCCGCCATCAGCAGCCTGTTTGGTGTGGATGACATTCTGAACACCACGGTCGTCGCAACCAACGGCGGCAGCTATGATGCGACCGATGGCCTGAGTGCCGGTGAAAAATATGGCCTCCTGCTGGCGGCATTCTCCGGCGCGGAAGCCAACGCCGGCGCATCCACCCAGACCATCCTTGACGCCGTCACTGCTGGAATTACACTCGGCGGCAGTAGCGGTCTGTCCGATGAGGTGCAGTCGTTGCTGATTAAAGGCGCCGCGGCCGCCAGTGACACCTCCGGTGGTCTCAGTCACATTATTGACACCCATGCTCCTGTCTTCACCAGCGCCACTACGGCCAGCGTGGATGAGAACATCGGGGCAGGTCAGGTGGTGTGGACTGCTGTCGCGACCGACCCCAGCCAGTTTAGTTACAGCCTGAGCACCACCGGTGATAGCGGGCTGTTCAGCATCAATGCCTCCACCGGTGCGGTCACCCTGACCGGCAACCCGGATTTTGAGAGCAAAGCCAGCTACAGCTTCACCGTTGTCGCCACCGATGCGGCGGGTAATGCCAGTAGTCAGACGGTTACGCTGGGGATCAACAACCTCGACGATGCCGCCCCGACCATCACCAGCGGCGCGACGGCCACGGCGATCGACGAAAACAGCGGCGCGGGTCAGGTGATTTACACCGCCACGGCCACCGACACGGCGGATATCAGCGGGGGCGTCACCTTCTCGCTCAAGGCGGGCAGCGACGCGGGTCTGACCATCGACCCAATCACCGGTGCGGTCACCCTGACCGGCAATCCGGATTATGAGAGCAAGGCCAGCTACAGCTTCACCGTTGTCGCCACCGATGCGGCGGGCAATGCCAGCAGCCAGAAGGTGACCCTGGATATCAACAACCTCGACGAGGTTGCTCCAACCATCACCAGCGGCGCGACGGCCACGGCGATCGACGAAAACAGCGGGGCGGGTCAGGTGATTTACACCGCCACGGCCACCGACACCGCGGATATCAGCAATGGTGTCACCTTCTCCCTGAAAGCGGGCAGCGACGCGGGCCTGACTATCGACCCAATCACCGGCGCGGTCAAACTGACCGGCAACCCGGATTATGAGAGCAAGGCCAGCTACAGCTTCACCGTTGTCGCCACCGATGCGGCCGGTCACGCCAGCAGCCAGAAGGTTACCCTGGGGATCAACAACCTCGATGAAGTCGCTCCGACCATCACCAGCGGCACAACCGCCCCGGCGATCGACGAAAACAGCGGTGCAGGTCAGGTGATTTACACCGCCACGGCCACCGACACGGCGGATATCAGCAACGGCGTCACCTTCTCCCTGAAAGCGGGCAGCGACGCGGGTCTGACTATCGATCCGATCACCGGCGCGGTCACCCTGACCGGCAACCCGGATTTTGAGAGCAAGGCCAGCTACAGCTTTACCGTTGTCGCCACCGATGCGGCCGGTCACGCCAGCAGCCAGAAGGTGACCCTGGGGATCAACAACCTTGATGAGGTTGCCCCGACCATCACCAGCGGCGCAACGGCCACGGCGATCGACGAGAACAGCGGGGCGGGTCAGGTGATTTACACCGCCACGGCCACCGACACCGCGGATATCAGCAATGGTGTCACCTTCTCCCTGAAAGCGGGCAGCGACGCGGGCCTGACCATCGACCCGATCACCGGCGCGGTCACCCTGACCGGCAATCCGGACTTTGAGAGCAAGGCCAGCTACAGCTTCACCGTTGTCGCCACCGATGCGGCCGGTCACGCCAGCAGCCAGAAGGTTACCCTGGGGATCAACAACCTCGATGAGGTTGCCCCGACCATCACCAGCGGCGCAACGGCCACGGCGATCAACGAGAACAGCGGTGCGGGTCAGGTGATCTATACCGCCACGGCCACCGACACCGCGGATATCAGCGGGGGCGTCACCTTCTCGCTCAAGGCAGGCAGCGACGCGGGTCTGACCATCGACCCAATCACCGGCGCGGTCAAACTGACCGGCAATCCGGACTTTGAGAGCAAGGCCAGCTACAGCTTCACCGTTGTCGCCACCGATGCGGCCGGTCACGCCAGCAGCAAGGCGGTCACGCTGGGGATCAACAACCTCGATGAAGTCGCCCCGACCATCACCAGCGGCACAACCGCCCCGGCGATCGACGAAAACAGCGGGGCGGGTCAGGTGATTTACACCGCCACGGCCACCGACACCGCGGATATCAGCAATGGCGTCACCTTCTCGCTCAAGGCGGGCAGCGACGCGGGTCTGACTATCGATCCGATCACCGGTGCGGTCAAACTGACCGGCAATCCGGATTATGAGAGCAAAGCCAGCTACAGCTTTACCGTTGTCGCCACCGATGCGGCGGGCAATGCCAGCAGCCAGAAGGTAACGCTGGATATCAACAACCTCGATGAGGTTGCCCCGACCATCACCAGCGGCGCGACGGCCACGGCGATCGATGAAAATAGCGGCGCGGGTCAGGTGATTTACACCGCCTCGGCCACCGACACCGCGGATATCAGCGGGGGCGTTACCTTCTCGCTCAAGGCGGGCAGCGACGCGGGCCTGACTATCGATCCGATCACCGGTGCGGTCACCCTGACCGGCAATCCGGATTATGAGAGCAAGGCCAGCTACAGCTTCACCGTTGTCGCCACCGATGCGGCCGGTCACGCCAGCAGCCAGAAGGTTACCCTGGGGATCAACAACCTCGATGAAGTCGCTCCGACCATCACCAGCGGCACAACCGCCCCGGCGATCGACGAAAACAGCGGTGCAGGTCAGGTGATTTACACCGCCACGGCCACCGACACCGCGGATATCAGCAACGGCGTCACCTTCTCCCTGAAAGCGGGCAGCGACGCGGGTCTGACTATCGACCCAATCACCGGCGCGGTCACCCTGACCGGCAATCCGGACTTTGAGAGCAAAGCCAGCTACAGTTTCACCGTTGTCGCTACCGATGCGGCCGGTCACGCCAGCAGCCAGAAGGTTACCCTGGGGATCAACAACCTCGATGAGGTCGCCCCGACCATCATCAGCGGCGCGACGGCCACGGCGATCGACGAAAACAGCGGCGCGGGTCAGGTGATCTACACCGCCACGGCCACCGACACCGCGGATATCAGCAACGGCGTCACCTTCTCGCTCAAGGCGGGCAGCGACGCGGGCCTGACTATCGATCCGATCACCGGTGCGGTCACCCTGACCGGCAATCCAGATTATGAGAGCAAGGCCAGCTACAGCTTCACCGTTGTCGCCACCGATGCGGCGGGCAATGCCAGCAGCCAGAAGGTGACCCTGGATATCAACAACCTCGACGAGGTCGCCCCGACCATCACCAGCGGCGCGACGGCCACGGCGATCAACGAAAACAGCGGGGCGGGTCAGGTGATTTACACCGCCACGGCCACCGACACGGCGGATATCAGCGGGGGCGTCACCTTCTCGCTCAAGGCGGGCAGCGACGCGGGTCTGACCATCGACCCAATCACCGGTGCGGTCACCCTGACCGGCAATCCGGATTATGAGAGCAAGGCCAGCTACAGCTTTACCGTTGTCGCCACCGATGCGGCGGGCAATGCCAGTAGTCAGACGGTTACGCTGGGTATCAACAACCTTGATGAGGTTGCCCCGACCATCACCAGCGGCGCGACGGCCACGGCGATCGACGAGAACAGCGGGGCGGGTCAGGTGATTTACACCGCCACGGCCACCGACACGGCGGATATCAGCAACGGCGTCACCTTCTCCCTCAAGGCGGGCAGCGACGCGGGTCTGACCATCGACCCGCTCACCGGTGCGGTCACGCTGATCGCCAACCCGGATTTTGAGAGCAAAGCCAGCTACAGCTTTACCGTTGTTGCCACTGACGCTGCGGGTCACGCAACCTCGCAGACCGTTACCGTCAATGTCACCGATGTGGACGAAATCGCACCGACTGTCACCCTCGACGGCAGCTCGTCGGGGCCAGTAATGTTAAGCCCGGCGACCTACTCGACTTACCCCAACGGTTTTGACACCACCGCGCTGGGTGACGGCAGCTTCCTGGTGACATGGGCAGGCAACAACAATGGCAGCTACGGGATCTATGCGCAGCGCCTTACCGCTCAGGGTGTGGCGCTGGGTGAACCGGTACAGCTCGCATCAGGTGCGACCAACACGATCTACAACTGGTCAGACAGTGTTGTCAGCGTGACGGCCATTAATGATGCCGGGGCTTACGCCGTGGCCTGGATCGGCCAGGACGATGGCAGCAATGACACCAGCATTTATACACAGTTGTTCAACGCTGACGGCATCTCATTATCCGCAGCCGTGAAACTTGATGGGTTCGCTTCTGCGCAGGACATCGCTCCGCAGATCGCGACGCTGGCCGATGGCGGCTATATCGTGACCTGGTACATTAGCGGCGGCGACGGCATCTACGTGCAGCGCTTTGACAATACTGGTGTTGCAGTGAGCAACACCCTGCCACTGGCTGTGCCTGGCTCTTATAGCAATGCCAGCCCGCAGATCACCGTGCTGGACAACGGCGGCTACGTGGTGACCTGGCAGGCCTATACCTCCGGCGATTACCACATCTACGTGCAGCAGTTCGACGCTACCGGCACTGGTTCCTCCCCGGTGGTGCTGGATGGCATCACAGGAAACAGTTCCAGCTACGAAACCCAGCCGCAGATCACGGCGCTGACTGGCGGCGGCTATGTCGTCACCTGGTCGGGCTTCGACTACAACAGCTCGAATTACGACAGCAGCACCTGGGTGCAGCAGTTCGATGCCACTGGCGCTAAAGTCGGCACCGCCGTCGAACTGGACGGCTTGAGCAACGGCAGTAACGGTGGCAACTATACCTATCCGTATGTTGCAGCGCTTGCCGACGGTGGCTACGCCATCACCTGGATGGAATACGACACCACCAACGGCTCCTGGGATTACACTGTCTATGTGCAGCAGTTCACTGCGGGTGGCAGCAAAGTGGGCGCTGCCGTGCAACTGGATGCACCGCACAACAATACGAGCAATAACTACGACGAAAACCCGCGCATCACGGCGCTGGGCGATGGCGGCTACGTCGTCACCTGGATGGGTAATAACGGCTCAAGCCCGGACATCTATGTGCAGAAATTCAATGCCAGCGGTGTCGCGGTAGGCGATATCGTGCGTATGGAAGCTTCCGGCGGCGCGATTGACCAGTTCCCACAGGTCACCGCCGTCGGTGTAGACGGCGAATATATGGTGACCTGGTACGCATTCAATCCTGCCAGCGGTATGTTTGACTTCCGCCTCTACGTGCAGAAATTTAATGCCGACGGCAGCACCTACGAAAACCTCGTCGTGCTGAATCATGACGGTCACGCCACCGTGCAAAGCAGCGAAAGCGGCACCGTCTACCTCGTCAACGACAATGTGGTGGTTAGTCAGCTCAGCGACATTACCGGCGCCGCCAGCGATAAGTGGGCTAGCACTGTTGTCGCAGCAAATACTCCTGCAGCGATCTCCGCTGCCAACCTCGCTGAAGGCACCTACCATGCCTGGGCTGTTGATGCGGCAGGTAATATGTCCGTCATTTCCGGCAGCAGCGTGATGGTGGACAACACCGTGCCGGTCTTTACCAGCGCGACCACCGCTGCCGACATTACGGACAGCACCGTCGCTGGCGACAGGGTCTACACTGCTGCCGCCACCGACGCGCACGGCGTCACCTATAGCCTGGACGACACCGCGCACTTCCGAATCAACGCCAGCACTGGCGTCGTGACGCTGATTTCCAGCCCGGGCCAAGCCAGCGGTGCGCAATTTATTGTCACCGCCACCGACGCTGCCGGCAATCAGACCACCCAGACCGTGACCTACAACGTCGTCGACACCACGCCGCCAGGCGTCACGCTCGTCAGCGACGCGGATGGCGTGGAGCACAACGGCCAGACTATTATCGTGCAGAGCTCCGAGGCGGGTACGGTATACCTGGTCAGCGACAGCGTGACGGTGACGGATCTGAACAGCCTGATCAACGCTGCCGACAACCTGGCGAACAGCGTTGCCGTCACGGCTAACGCCGGCACCGTGCTGGCGCTGAACGGCCTTGACGAAGGGACTTACCACGCTTACGCCGTGGACGCGTCCGGCAATGTTTCCGCAATCTCCGGCAGCAGCGTGATCGTGGACAACACCGCGCCCGTCATCTTAAGCGGCGCCACCGGCACCACCCTCACCAGCGGCGCAGCGGCGGGCACCCCGGTGTACGACGCCAACGCCAGCGATGCCCACGCCATCACCTACAGCCTGGACCCGGATAGCCTCGGCTTGTTCAACATCAACGCCACCACCGGTGTCGTTACGCTGAACAGCTCTGCCGTCGCCGGTAGCTACAACTTCATCGTGACCGCCACCGATGCGGCGGGTAACCACAGCAGCCAGACCGTTACCGTTGAGGTAGCAGTCGGTAACAACCTTGATGGCAGCGCGATGGTTTCGGGCAGCACCACCGACACCGCCACCGAGATGACCGTCAACGTCGGTCTTGAGAAGCTGAGTAACGGCTACACGGTCGTCGAGTACATGAGACAGACCGGCGGCGACAATCTCACCTGGGATCCGACCGGCGCGCTGTACGACGGCGTCGTCAGGGTGCTGGACGCGAGCAATAACGTCGTCAAGACCCTGGATATCAGCGTTCCTGCTGGCTACACCATGCTGGATACGCAGATCAAGGCGTTGGCCAACGGCGGCTTCGTCGTGGCCTGGTCGCAGGTGGATACCCTTAACTGGAATGACTATAGCGTCCACTACGCTATCTATGACAATAGCGGCAACCTGCAATCCAGCGACACGCTGGCGTCGCCGGGATCCGGTGTCACCATTGCCGCGCAGAGCAGTGCGAATGGCGGTGATTTCGCGATCGCCTACCAGACGATGGGCCCAGGGACCGACCAGCAGGAAGCCATCTCTGTCTTCCACTACAACGGCAGCGGATCCAGTTTCACACCGGGCACGCAGACCCTGATCGGCGGCAACAGCGCGAGTCAAAACTTCGGCGGCGTCGCCAGCCCGGCAGTTCAGTTGCTGAAATTCCAGCTGACACCAGGTGTGCTGACGGCACTGAGCGATGGTAGCTATGTCCTGGCCTCCGAGGTCTACGACTGGATAGGCACGCCGGGTCAGGCCGCGACAAGTACGCCTATCGGTGCCTTTATCTTCAAGCTCGACGCCACCGGCACGCTGGCCAATTTCGACAGCGGCACCACCTGGGCGCGCGTTAACTGGAATGACGAGCAGGGCTCTCCGACCAACGTCATTGCTTTCGACGGCGGTTTTGCCGTCTTTAGCCAGGAATACCGCTCCGCGACCTGGGAAGTCACGCTCTACAACAACAACGGGACGCTGATCACCACCAACATCCAGAGCAATACCGTTTACGGCATGGGGAGCCAGAGCTATCACGCCGTGGACGTTGGCGCGATGGACAAAACGCTCCATGACGAGTTGGCGTGGATCGGCAACGGCTCTGTAGCGGCATCGGCTACGGCCTATGACAACGGCACCGATCTGGTGTTTGTGTTCCCTGACGGCAACGGCGGCCTGAGCCAGGTCACCCTCTCCAAAACCACCGGCGAGCTGACCAGTGCCGTGACCGACAGTGGTATCACGGTGCCTCAGGGCGGGCAGCTGTATAACCCGCGAATCGTCTCCGATGGCGCAGGGGGCTATGACATCACCTATTCTGTGCTGTTTGATTCCGATACCAGCGATGGTGGCAAAAGCGGCTACGCAGTCGGTGGTATCTACCAGATTGGCCTGACTGCGCCTGCGGCACCGACAGTGACCGATGCCCATATCGCCATCACCTCCATGCCAGGTGGCGCAGACGGCAATACCTACAAGGTCGGCGACACCGTTACCGCCGTGTGGGACAACTCGGCCAGCGGCGATGCCAATACCAGCACCGTGACCAGCGTCACCATGGATTTCAGCCAGTTTGGTGCCAGCACGCCGACGACCGCCTGGGACGACGGCACCCACGGGGATGCCATCGCGGGCGATGGGAAATACACGGCGCAATACACCCTCACCGCCGGTGCCATTAACAACGTAGACAGTCGTAACGTCGCCGTCACGGTCACCACGGCGAACCACGGCATGGCGACTACGGCGGACAGCACCGGACTGACGGTAGACAACACTGCACCTGTGCTCACCGGCAGCACGCCGCAGGACAACGGCTTCAGCGTTGCCGCAGGCGATAACCTGACGCTGACCTTCAGCGAGAACGTGCTGGCCGGCAGCGGCCATATCACCCTCGTTAATGAGAGCAACAGCAGTCTGAACAAGGTTATCGACATCACTGACAGTTCGCAGATCAGCATCAGCGGCAACACGGTGACGGTTAACCCGACAACGGATCTGGCGGCTGGCGCAAACTACCACGTCCAAATCGACAGCACCGCGCTGCATGACACGGCGGGAAATAACTATGCCGGTATCAGCACCTCGACGGGTCTGAACTTCACCACGGCGTCTGCCGGGATGGGGGATCCGTCCATCGTTGTGTTCGATCTGACAACGGGCCAAAGCTCCGATCACAACGGGCGCGTCTTTGATGCCAATATCTCGTATACCCTCTATATCCAGATCGCCAGCAATTATGGCCCGCTGGTTGGGCTGGATAGCAATGAGATGTGGTCGGGTGCGCAGAATCTGGGTCTGGACGACAAGATTGTGCTGGTGGGCACGGGCAGCGATGTTCGGGGACAGTATGGCGACCCAGTAATGGATATGAATCACGGTGGGAATGCCGTTAACTGGCTGGCGGGGTTCTCTATTTCGTTTTCTTCTTACAACGTCGCCGGCGTTGACGCAAACGGCCAGTTCACTCGTGGAGGTAATAATGTGGATCTCTGGAACGGCAACTGGACAGTAAACCCGAATGGGGACAATACGTTTGCTCAGGCCTATCTGCCGGCGATGCCTGCAGGCATCCTCACCTCGCAAGGGCTGGCGATGCCATGA